The Malus domestica chromosome 06, GDT2T_hap1 genome has a segment encoding these proteins:
- the LOC103438036 gene encoding uncharacterized protein isoform X1, protein MGLDSLNLNYYLVPAGLFVLGIYHVWLLITVLYNPSRTVIGLNAVVRTQWIFSMMTDPSKNGVLTVQTLRNNIMASSLLATAAITLSSVISVFVSTSSSSESTSTQKLSSLPLSSIKYLCVLLCFLVGFICNVLATRYFAHTSFLATLPVWTDKTDYVKYVSVTLNRGSYFWSLGLRAFYLSIPMFLWIFGPIPMFVCCCLMSSALYFLDTTTSSTQLVLGSSLKEEGERTNDVESIVQSSCCSKFSGKTRAVRTLLTFAAPYLLPIQLLPLNVAGQSAICFCVAGC, encoded by the exons ATGGGATTGGATAGCTTAAACTTGAACTATTATCTGGTGCCGGCGGGACTGTTTGTGCTGGGAATATACCACGTTTGGCTACTCATCACAGTGCTATACAATCCCTCACGAACTGTCATTGGCCTCAATGCTGTGGTTCGCACGCAATGGATCTTCTCCATGATGACT GACCCCTCGAAGAATGGAGTTTTGACGGTACAAACATTGCGCAACAACATAATGGCATCTTCCCTTTTGGCAACAGCAGCAATCACTCTTTCTTCGGTAATCAGCGTATTCGTGAGCACCAGTTCGAGTTCCGAAAgcacttcaacacaaaaactttcgtctctccctctctcttcaaTCAAATACTTATGCGTTTTGCTGTGTTTTCTCGTTGGATTTATCTGCAATGTGCTGGCCACTAGATACTTTGCTCATACCAGCTTCTTGGCTACCCTGCCAGTATGGACAGACAAAACAGATTACGTTAAATATGTTTCGGTAACTTTGAATCGAGGGAGTTACTTTTGGTCCCTCGGATTGCGAGCGTTTTACCTCTCAATTCCTATGTTTCTTTGGATCTTTGGGCCAATTCCCATGTTTGTCTGTTGCTGCCTTATGTCAAGTGCCCTCTATTTCTTGGACACTACCACCAGTTCAACACAACTTGTTCTCGGCTCTTCACTCAAAGAAGAAGGGGAGAGAACCAATGATGTGGAATCAATAGTTCAATCATC GTGCTGTTCCAAATTCTCAGGGAAAACTCGGGCCGTGAGGACTTTACTCACCTTCGCAGCCCCCTACTTACTGCCGATTCAGCTTCTGCCTCTTAATGTTGCCGGACAGTCTGCAATATGTTTCTGTGTTGCTGGTTGCTAA
- the LOC103438036 gene encoding uncharacterized protein isoform X2 — MGLDSLNLNYYLVPAGLFVLGIYHVWLLITVLYNPSRTVIGLNAVVRTQWIFSMMTDPSKNGVLTVQTLRNNIMASSLLATAAITLSSVISVFVSTSSSSESTSTQKLSSLPLSSIKYLCVLLCFLVGFICNVLATRYFAHTSFLATLPVWTDKTDYVKYVSVTLNRGSYFWSLGLRAFYLSIPMFLWIFGPIPMFVCCCLMSSALYFLDTTTSSTQLVLGSSLKEEGERTNDVESIVQSSENSGREDFTHLRSPLLTADSASAS, encoded by the exons ATGGGATTGGATAGCTTAAACTTGAACTATTATCTGGTGCCGGCGGGACTGTTTGTGCTGGGAATATACCACGTTTGGCTACTCATCACAGTGCTATACAATCCCTCACGAACTGTCATTGGCCTCAATGCTGTGGTTCGCACGCAATGGATCTTCTCCATGATGACT GACCCCTCGAAGAATGGAGTTTTGACGGTACAAACATTGCGCAACAACATAATGGCATCTTCCCTTTTGGCAACAGCAGCAATCACTCTTTCTTCGGTAATCAGCGTATTCGTGAGCACCAGTTCGAGTTCCGAAAgcacttcaacacaaaaactttcgtctctccctctctcttcaaTCAAATACTTATGCGTTTTGCTGTGTTTTCTCGTTGGATTTATCTGCAATGTGCTGGCCACTAGATACTTTGCTCATACCAGCTTCTTGGCTACCCTGCCAGTATGGACAGACAAAACAGATTACGTTAAATATGTTTCGGTAACTTTGAATCGAGGGAGTTACTTTTGGTCCCTCGGATTGCGAGCGTTTTACCTCTCAATTCCTATGTTTCTTTGGATCTTTGGGCCAATTCCCATGTTTGTCTGTTGCTGCCTTATGTCAAGTGCCCTCTATTTCTTGGACACTACCACCAGTTCAACACAACTTGTTCTCGGCTCTTCACTCAAAGAAGAAGGGGAGAGAACCAATGATGTGGAATCAATAGTTCAATCATC GGAAAACTCGGGCCGTGAGGACTTTACTCACCTTCGCAGCCCCCTACTTACTGCCGATTCAGCTTCTGCCTCTTAA
- the LOC103409785 gene encoding uncharacterized protein isoform X1: protein MEAEQVDYVLVPLGLLVLGAYHVWLLITIHRHPIRTVVGLNAQSRHQWVLSIMSDPLKNGVLAVQTIRNNIMASTLLATTAITLSSLIGVFVSTTSDSGNTASRLIYGNKSPLLSSVKYFSILLCFLVAFLLNVQSIRYYAHVSFLATVPTWKGQKDYLEYVARNLNRGSYFWSLGLRAFYLSFPLFLWIFGPIPMFVCCCIMLFVLYFLDTTTSFTRHLHTNSIRRTDDVESVG from the exons ATGGAAGCGGAGCAGGTGGACTATGTGCTAGTGCCGCTGGGTCTGCTGGTGCTGGGTGCATACCACGTATGGCTGCTGATCACCATCCACCGCCATCCTATTCGAACCGTCGTCGGCCTCAACGCTCAGTCTCGCCACCAATGGGTCTTATCCATCATGTCT GACCCCTTGAAGAATGGTGTTTTGGCTGTTCAAACGATACGCAACAACATAATGGCGTCTACGCTGTTGGCAACAACAGCCATCACTCTCAGTTCTCTCATCGGCGTATTTGTCAGCACTACATCAGACTCCGGCAACACAGCATCCAGATTAATTTATGGGAACAAGAGTCCGCTTCTCTCTTCAGTCAAGTACTTTTCCATCTTGCTTTGCTTTCTCGTTGCCTTTCTCTTGAATGTGCAGTCTATTAGATACTATGCACATGTTAGCTTCTTAGCCACTGTGCCCACATGGAAAGGCCAGAAGGATTACCTTGAGTATGTTGCGCGAAACTTGAATCGCGGAAGCTATTTTTGGTCCCTCGGATTGCGAGCATTCTACCTCTCGTTCCCTCTCTTCCTCTGGATATTTGGTCCCATCCCCATGTTTGTGTGCTGTTGCATTATGTTATTTGTTCTGTATTTCTTGGACACAACCACCAGTTTTACTAGACATCTTCACACTAATTCCATCCGAAGAACTGATGATGTCGAATCAGTTGGATAA
- the LOC103409785 gene encoding uncharacterized protein isoform X2, with product MAADHHPPPSYSNRRRPQRSVSPPMGLIHHDPLKNGVLAVQTIRNNIMASTLLATTAITLSSLIGVFVSTTSDSGNTASRLIYGNKSPLLSSVKYFSILLCFLVAFLLNVQSIRYYAHVSFLATVPTWKGQKDYLEYVARNLNRGSYFWSLGLRAFYLSFPLFLWIFGPIPMFVCCCIMLFVLYFLDTTTSFTRHLHTNSIRRTDDVESVG from the exons ATGGCTGCTGATCACCATCCACCGCCATCCTATTCGAACCGTCGTCGGCCTCAACGCTCAGTCTCGCCACCAATGGGTCTTATCCATCAT GACCCCTTGAAGAATGGTGTTTTGGCTGTTCAAACGATACGCAACAACATAATGGCGTCTACGCTGTTGGCAACAACAGCCATCACTCTCAGTTCTCTCATCGGCGTATTTGTCAGCACTACATCAGACTCCGGCAACACAGCATCCAGATTAATTTATGGGAACAAGAGTCCGCTTCTCTCTTCAGTCAAGTACTTTTCCATCTTGCTTTGCTTTCTCGTTGCCTTTCTCTTGAATGTGCAGTCTATTAGATACTATGCACATGTTAGCTTCTTAGCCACTGTGCCCACATGGAAAGGCCAGAAGGATTACCTTGAGTATGTTGCGCGAAACTTGAATCGCGGAAGCTATTTTTGGTCCCTCGGATTGCGAGCATTCTACCTCTCGTTCCCTCTCTTCCTCTGGATATTTGGTCCCATCCCCATGTTTGTGTGCTGTTGCATTATGTTATTTGTTCTGTATTTCTTGGACACAACCACCAGTTTTACTAGACATCTTCACACTAATTCCATCCGAAGAACTGATGATGTCGAATCAGTTGGATAA
- the LOC114825416 gene encoding nuclear poly(A) polymerase 1-like isoform X2, translating into MGSPALSNRNNGQRLGITEPISLGGPTEYDVIKTRELEKYLQDAGLYESQEEAVGREEVLGRLDQIVKTWVKTISRAKGLNEQLVHEANAKIFTFGSYRLGVHGPGADIDTLCVGPRHATREGDFFGELHRMLSEMSEVTELHPVPDAHVPVMKFKFSGVSIDLLYAQLALWVVPEDLDISQDSILQNADEQTVRSLNGCRVTDQILRLVPNIQSFRTTLRCMRLWAKHRGVYSNVTGFLGGINWAILVARICQLYPNALPNMLVSRFFRVYTQWRWPNPVMLCAIEDGFLGLQVWDPRKYIKDKYHLMPIITPAYPSMNSSYNVSASTLRIMLEEFQRGNEICEAMEANKADWDTLFESYAFFEAYKNYLQIDIGAENADDFRQWKGWVESRLRQLTLKIERYTDMLQCHPHPGDFSDRSRPFHSSFFMGLQRKQGVPVTEGKQFDIRGTVEGFKNAVNLYSLLKPGMAIRVYHVKRRNIPNFVFPGGVRRLRPSKFTWDSRRSSELKASGNAQAEKSCEGNGSDSGQKRKRVDGNLETDSRDAKSLRLCSGEGKTDLDGSDSGQKRKRVDDNVETDSRHAKSLHLCSEEVREASPPISNVSSRSTKCDSIDANKNHNNNVKFSIGKMENPADIPCQNGQTEVSSRCNPPVDSLSSAVNTSSSKEEALEKIMVGPYVSHQALPEVDELEDDLEYRLQVKDFSGNMKGSRLEALEESVSIATPVNYSNGAGPSTDLYNGGLEELEPAELMAPLSNGTPSLPVAQRKPIIRLNFTSLAKPAGKSS; encoded by the exons ATGGGGAGCCCTGCATTAAGCAACCGAAATAACGGGCAGCGGCTAGGCATTACAGAGCCCATTTCTCTGGGCGGGCCGACGGAGTATGATGTGATCAAAACTCGAGAACTCGAAAAG TATTTGCAAGATGCTGGATTGTATGAGAGTCAGGAAGAGGCTGTGGGTAGGGAGGAGGTTCTTGGCAGGCTAGACCAG ATTGTGAAGACGTGGGTTAAAACAATTAGCCGGGCAAAGGGCTTGAATGAGCAACTGGTGCATGAAGCAAATGCTAAGATTTTCACCTTTGGTTCATATCGGCTAGGG GTTCATGGCCCTGGAGCAGATATAGACACACTCTGCGTTGGACCTAGACATGCAACTCGAGAA GGAGATTTCTTTGGTGAGCTTCATAGGATGCTGTCTGAGATGTCTGAAGTGACAGAGTTACATCCTGTTCCTGATGCTCACGTCCCAGTTATGAAATTCAAGTTCAGTGGGGTTTCAATAGATCTTCTTTATGCACAGCTAGCACTTTGGGTTGTTCCTGAA GACTTGGATATATCACAAGATTCAATACTACAGAATGCAGATGAACAGACAGTTCGTAGTCTCAATGGCTGTAGAGTTACAGACCAAATTCTGCGTTTAGTCCCTAACATTCAG AGTTTCCGCACTACATTGAGATGCATGAGGTTATGGGCAAAGCATCGTGGTGTTTATTCAAAT GTTACAGGTTTTCTTGGTGGTATAAACTGGGCAATTCTTGTTGCTCGCATATGCCAACTTTACCCGAATGCACTGCCTAATATGCTAGTTTCTCGGTTCTTCAGGGTATATACTCAGTGGCGTTGGCCAAATCCAGTCATGCTTTGTGCTATTGAAGATGGGTTTCTTGGACTTCAGGTTTGGGATCCTAGAAAATATATAAAGGACAAATATCATTTGATGCCTATAATTACTCCGGCTTATCCCAGCATGAACTCTAGCTACAATGTGTCTGCAAGTACTTTGCGTATCATGTTAGAGGAGTTTCAGAGGGGTAATGAAATTTGTGAG GCTATGGAAGCAAATAAGGCTGATTGGGATACCCTTTTTGAGTCTTATGCTTTCTTTGAAGCGTATAAGAATTATTTACAGATAGACATCGGTGCAGAAAATGCTGATGACTTTAGACAATGGAAAGGTTGGGTTGAGTCTCGTCTCCGTCAACTAACCCTGAAG ATTGAGAGGTACACAGACATGCTGCAGTGTCACCCACATCCAGGTGATTTTTCAGACAGATCGAGACCTTTTCATAGTTCTTTCTTTATGGGCCTGCAACGCAAACAAGGAGTTCCAGTCACTGAAGGCAAACAGTTTGACATAAGAGGAACTGTCGAGGGATTTAAGAATGCTGTCAACCTTTACTCATTATTGAAGCCTGGAATGGCGATCCGTGTATACCATGTAAAACGCAGGAACATTCCTAATTTTGTGTTTCCTGGTGGTGTTCGACGTTTGCGCCCATCTAAATTTACTTGGGACAGCAGGCGGAGTTCAGAACTGAAGGCTTCTGGCAATGCCCAGGCAGAGAAATCGTGCGAAGGAAATGGATCAGATAGTGGACAGAAGAGAAAGCGGGTGGATGGTAATTTAGAGACTGACTCAAGGGATGCCAAGTCTTTACGTCTCTGCAGTGGGGAAGGTAAAACTGATTTAGATGGATCAGACAGTGGACAGAAGAGAAAGCGGGTGGATGATAATGTAGAAACTGACTCAAGGCATGCCAAGTCTTTACATCTCTGCAGCGAGGAAGTTCGTGAGGCTAGCCCTCCTATCAGCAATGTCAGTTCGCGTTCCACAAAATGTGACAGTATCGATGCAAACAAAAACCACAATAATAACGTGAAATTTAGCATAGGGAAGATGGAAAACCCCGCAGACATTCCTTGTCAGAATGGTCAAACTGAAGTATCATCGAGGTGCAATCCACCAGTCGATAGTCTATCTTCTGCTGTGAATACATCAAGTTCTAAAGAAGAGGCACTAGAGAAGATTATGGTTGGTCCATATGTTTCCCACCAAGCTTTGCCGGAAGTAGATGAGCTTGAAGATGATTTGGAGTACAGACTTCAAGTGAAAGACTTTTCAGGAAATATGAAAGGCAGTCGATTGGAGGCTCTGGAGGAGAGTGTGTCAATTGCAACACCAGTAAATTATAGCAACGGAGCTGGTCCTTCCACCGATTTATATAATGGGGGATTAGAGGAACTTGAG CCTGCTGAACTTATGGCGCCACTCTCAAACGGAACCCCTTCTCTGCCTGTGGCTCAGAGAAAGCCGATCATCAG GTTGAATTTCACTTCATTGGCCAAACCTGCCGGTAAAAGCTCATAA
- the LOC114825416 gene encoding nuclear poly(A) polymerase 1-like isoform X1 has product MGSPALSNRNNGQRLGITEPISLGGPTEYDVIKTRELEKYLQDAGLYESQEEAVGREEVLGRLDQIVKTWVKTISRAKGLNEQLVHEANAKIFTFGSYRLGVHGPGADIDTLCVGPRHATREGDFFGELHRMLSEMSEVTELHPVPDAHVPVMKFKFSGVSIDLLYAQLALWVVPEDLDISQDSILQNADEQTVRSLNGCRVTDQILRLVPNIQSFRTTLRCMRLWAKHRGVYSNVTGFLGGINWAILVARICQLYPNALPNMLVSRFFRVYTQWRWPNPVMLCAIEDGFLGLQVWDPRKYIKDKYHLMPIITPAYPSMNSSYNVSASTLRIMLEEFQRGNEICEFLQAMEANKADWDTLFESYAFFEAYKNYLQIDIGAENADDFRQWKGWVESRLRQLTLKIERYTDMLQCHPHPGDFSDRSRPFHSSFFMGLQRKQGVPVTEGKQFDIRGTVEGFKNAVNLYSLLKPGMAIRVYHVKRRNIPNFVFPGGVRRLRPSKFTWDSRRSSELKASGNAQAEKSCEGNGSDSGQKRKRVDGNLETDSRDAKSLRLCSGEGKTDLDGSDSGQKRKRVDDNVETDSRHAKSLHLCSEEVREASPPISNVSSRSTKCDSIDANKNHNNNVKFSIGKMENPADIPCQNGQTEVSSRCNPPVDSLSSAVNTSSSKEEALEKIMVGPYVSHQALPEVDELEDDLEYRLQVKDFSGNMKGSRLEALEESVSIATPVNYSNGAGPSTDLYNGGLEELEPAELMAPLSNGTPSLPVAQRKPIIRLNFTSLAKPAGKSS; this is encoded by the exons ATGGGGAGCCCTGCATTAAGCAACCGAAATAACGGGCAGCGGCTAGGCATTACAGAGCCCATTTCTCTGGGCGGGCCGACGGAGTATGATGTGATCAAAACTCGAGAACTCGAAAAG TATTTGCAAGATGCTGGATTGTATGAGAGTCAGGAAGAGGCTGTGGGTAGGGAGGAGGTTCTTGGCAGGCTAGACCAG ATTGTGAAGACGTGGGTTAAAACAATTAGCCGGGCAAAGGGCTTGAATGAGCAACTGGTGCATGAAGCAAATGCTAAGATTTTCACCTTTGGTTCATATCGGCTAGGG GTTCATGGCCCTGGAGCAGATATAGACACACTCTGCGTTGGACCTAGACATGCAACTCGAGAA GGAGATTTCTTTGGTGAGCTTCATAGGATGCTGTCTGAGATGTCTGAAGTGACAGAGTTACATCCTGTTCCTGATGCTCACGTCCCAGTTATGAAATTCAAGTTCAGTGGGGTTTCAATAGATCTTCTTTATGCACAGCTAGCACTTTGGGTTGTTCCTGAA GACTTGGATATATCACAAGATTCAATACTACAGAATGCAGATGAACAGACAGTTCGTAGTCTCAATGGCTGTAGAGTTACAGACCAAATTCTGCGTTTAGTCCCTAACATTCAG AGTTTCCGCACTACATTGAGATGCATGAGGTTATGGGCAAAGCATCGTGGTGTTTATTCAAAT GTTACAGGTTTTCTTGGTGGTATAAACTGGGCAATTCTTGTTGCTCGCATATGCCAACTTTACCCGAATGCACTGCCTAATATGCTAGTTTCTCGGTTCTTCAGGGTATATACTCAGTGGCGTTGGCCAAATCCAGTCATGCTTTGTGCTATTGAAGATGGGTTTCTTGGACTTCAGGTTTGGGATCCTAGAAAATATATAAAGGACAAATATCATTTGATGCCTATAATTACTCCGGCTTATCCCAGCATGAACTCTAGCTACAATGTGTCTGCAAGTACTTTGCGTATCATGTTAGAGGAGTTTCAGAGGGGTAATGAAATTTGTGAG TTCCTGCAGGCTATGGAAGCAAATAAGGCTGATTGGGATACCCTTTTTGAGTCTTATGCTTTCTTTGAAGCGTATAAGAATTATTTACAGATAGACATCGGTGCAGAAAATGCTGATGACTTTAGACAATGGAAAGGTTGGGTTGAGTCTCGTCTCCGTCAACTAACCCTGAAG ATTGAGAGGTACACAGACATGCTGCAGTGTCACCCACATCCAGGTGATTTTTCAGACAGATCGAGACCTTTTCATAGTTCTTTCTTTATGGGCCTGCAACGCAAACAAGGAGTTCCAGTCACTGAAGGCAAACAGTTTGACATAAGAGGAACTGTCGAGGGATTTAAGAATGCTGTCAACCTTTACTCATTATTGAAGCCTGGAATGGCGATCCGTGTATACCATGTAAAACGCAGGAACATTCCTAATTTTGTGTTTCCTGGTGGTGTTCGACGTTTGCGCCCATCTAAATTTACTTGGGACAGCAGGCGGAGTTCAGAACTGAAGGCTTCTGGCAATGCCCAGGCAGAGAAATCGTGCGAAGGAAATGGATCAGATAGTGGACAGAAGAGAAAGCGGGTGGATGGTAATTTAGAGACTGACTCAAGGGATGCCAAGTCTTTACGTCTCTGCAGTGGGGAAGGTAAAACTGATTTAGATGGATCAGACAGTGGACAGAAGAGAAAGCGGGTGGATGATAATGTAGAAACTGACTCAAGGCATGCCAAGTCTTTACATCTCTGCAGCGAGGAAGTTCGTGAGGCTAGCCCTCCTATCAGCAATGTCAGTTCGCGTTCCACAAAATGTGACAGTATCGATGCAAACAAAAACCACAATAATAACGTGAAATTTAGCATAGGGAAGATGGAAAACCCCGCAGACATTCCTTGTCAGAATGGTCAAACTGAAGTATCATCGAGGTGCAATCCACCAGTCGATAGTCTATCTTCTGCTGTGAATACATCAAGTTCTAAAGAAGAGGCACTAGAGAAGATTATGGTTGGTCCATATGTTTCCCACCAAGCTTTGCCGGAAGTAGATGAGCTTGAAGATGATTTGGAGTACAGACTTCAAGTGAAAGACTTTTCAGGAAATATGAAAGGCAGTCGATTGGAGGCTCTGGAGGAGAGTGTGTCAATTGCAACACCAGTAAATTATAGCAACGGAGCTGGTCCTTCCACCGATTTATATAATGGGGGATTAGAGGAACTTGAG CCTGCTGAACTTATGGCGCCACTCTCAAACGGAACCCCTTCTCTGCCTGTGGCTCAGAGAAAGCCGATCATCAG GTTGAATTTCACTTCATTGGCCAAACCTGCCGGTAAAAGCTCATAA